A portion of the Nitratidesulfovibrio termitidis HI1 genome contains these proteins:
- the mnmA gene encoding tRNA 2-thiouridine(34) synthase MnmA, with amino-acid sequence MTIAVALSGGTDSLFALLLLLEQGQDVFGLHARFLPPRPHQPSGNPDPTEAIGQQCARLGVDFHAVDLADAFEEAVVAPFIEEYVVGRTPNPCARCNAAMKFGLLLDAAHALGAARLATGHYVRQLRHPEWGMTLQRGTDPAKDQSYFLSLVERARLEQAVFPLGNWRKEQVKAELVKRNIVPPLPSESQEICFVPGDDYRAFLRDRQARLPGPGPIVTMRGRKIGSHKGLWQYTEGQRRGLGIAWEEPLYVVGKDMENNVLLVGGREHLAARGCLTEDVNLLVDPADWPTEISVRTRYRQAPQPARVTVGDTGMAVRFREPQTPPARGQVAAVYDAEGHVLAGGVILGPV; translated from the coding sequence ATGACAATCGCCGTCGCACTCAGCGGAGGCACCGACAGCCTGTTCGCGCTCCTGCTCCTGCTGGAGCAGGGGCAGGACGTGTTCGGCCTGCATGCGCGCTTTCTGCCCCCGCGTCCCCACCAGCCTTCGGGCAACCCAGACCCGACCGAGGCAATAGGACAGCAGTGCGCCCGCCTTGGCGTGGACTTTCACGCCGTGGACCTGGCCGATGCCTTCGAAGAGGCCGTGGTGGCCCCGTTCATCGAGGAATACGTGGTGGGGCGCACGCCCAACCCCTGCGCCCGGTGCAACGCCGCCATGAAGTTCGGGTTGCTGCTGGACGCCGCGCACGCCCTTGGCGCGGCGCGTCTGGCCACGGGCCATTACGTGCGCCAGTTGCGCCACCCGGAGTGGGGCATGACTTTGCAGCGCGGGACGGATCCGGCCAAGGACCAGAGCTACTTCCTGTCGCTGGTGGAGCGCGCCCGGCTGGAGCAGGCCGTGTTTCCGCTGGGCAACTGGCGCAAGGAACAGGTGAAGGCGGAACTGGTGAAGCGGAACATCGTGCCGCCGCTGCCGTCGGAAAGCCAGGAAATCTGCTTCGTGCCCGGCGACGACTACCGTGCCTTCCTGCGTGACCGGCAGGCGCGCCTGCCCGGCCCCGGCCCCATCGTGACCATGCGCGGCCGCAAGATCGGCAGCCACAAGGGGTTGTGGCAGTATACCGAAGGCCAGCGGCGCGGCCTTGGCATCGCCTGGGAAGAGCCGCTGTACGTGGTGGGCAAGGACATGGAGAACAACGTGCTGCTGGTGGGCGGGCGCGAGCATCTGGCCGCGCGCGGCTGCCTGACCGAGGACGTGAACCTGCTGGTGGACCCGGCAGACTGGCCCACCGAAATCAGCGTGCGCACCCGCTACCGCCAGGCCCCCCAGCCCGCCCGGGTGACCGTGGGGGATACCGGCATGGCCGTGCGCTTTCGCGAGCCGCAAACGCCG
- a CDS encoding penicillin-binding protein activator gives MQHVLSRATVLALLALMMLSAAGCGGKRSIIIPQEPVTPQVQPVRRSALDEGHEALKRGDAATAERIFGMMTARTDITPEERLGAWRGYSIAAEANAHPNLALDGLDGWRRLDPAADAGQDWQDTWYRAVSRISKTESRQRATTVFGDAARPWGLRAQAGLIVATRQWEGGDISGSLQTLSNLWAQAGTQAGAAGSQSFRAAMENRLFDELKRSDNATMEQLAATVTPENEGRYPYNIIELESARRMAAANAGSLRALETLARLQRSGNFNDPNLLGTVLTPLEQSGMRASRTVALALPMTGAFGNIGWKISRGAGAAQWELSRTGVEVEVVVLNTESPDWLDRLAALPPQCVVVGGPLRTNSFGAAKERGLTGQRAFFTFLPQLDGGEEGRVAWRFFTSPDDQVNALLGFTQDTLGVTSYGVLHPDDPFGGKMASLFAERARARGGSVASTMSYPVNRHQEWNRVAGSFVKVRSVNNYPVPGATFEATFLPDSWKNTEMLVPNLFFHGEDRQVLLGTALWEQGLAGQKSVDVRNFGLAVFPGAWNGAQSSPAGDALARSLREAGNPDAPDFWVGLGYDFVRFAANLGLPEKGWTPAEVNRRLADAQRMQWAMGALHWSADGHASQDMFLFTPASDGFKPVEPTEFSQKLERTRERHEARAKAAATATPQ, from the coding sequence ATGCAGCACGTTCTTTCGCGCGCCACGGTCCTTGCCCTGCTCGCGCTCATGATGCTTTCCGCCGCCGGGTGCGGCGGCAAGCGGTCCATCATCATCCCGCAGGAACCGGTCACCCCGCAGGTGCAGCCGGTGCGGCGCTCGGCGCTGGACGAAGGCCACGAGGCCCTGAAACGCGGCGACGCGGCCACGGCGGAACGCATCTTCGGCATGATGACCGCGCGCACCGACATCACGCCCGAGGAACGCCTGGGCGCGTGGCGCGGCTACAGCATTGCCGCCGAGGCCAATGCCCACCCCAATCTGGCCCTGGACGGCCTGGACGGGTGGCGCAGGCTGGACCCGGCGGCGGACGCCGGGCAGGACTGGCAGGACACCTGGTACCGTGCCGTGTCGCGCATTTCCAAGACCGAAAGCCGCCAGCGCGCCACGACGGTGTTCGGCGACGCCGCCCGCCCGTGGGGGCTGCGCGCGCAGGCCGGGCTTATCGTGGCCACCCGGCAGTGGGAAGGGGGCGACATTTCCGGTTCGCTCCAGACCCTGTCCAACCTGTGGGCGCAGGCGGGCACGCAGGCCGGGGCCGCCGGAAGCCAGTCCTTCCGCGCCGCGATGGAAAATCGCCTGTTCGACGAACTGAAGCGTTCCGACAACGCCACGATGGAGCAGCTTGCCGCCACCGTGACCCCGGAAAACGAAGGCCGCTACCCCTACAACATCATCGAACTGGAGTCGGCCCGGCGCATGGCCGCCGCCAACGCCGGTTCGCTGCGCGCGCTGGAAACCCTTGCCCGCCTGCAGCGCAGCGGCAATTTCAACGACCCCAACCTGCTCGGCACCGTGCTGACGCCGTTGGAGCAGAGCGGCATGCGCGCCTCGCGCACCGTGGCTCTGGCCCTGCCCATGACCGGCGCCTTCGGCAACATCGGGTGGAAGATCTCGCGCGGGGCGGGCGCCGCCCAGTGGGAACTTTCGCGCACCGGTGTGGAGGTCGAGGTGGTGGTGCTGAACACCGAATCACCCGACTGGCTGGACAGGCTGGCCGCCCTTCCGCCCCAGTGCGTGGTGGTGGGCGGGCCGCTGCGCACCAACAGCTTCGGTGCCGCCAAGGAACGCGGCCTGACCGGCCAGCGCGCCTTCTTCACCTTTCTGCCGCAGCTTGATGGCGGCGAAGAAGGCCGCGTGGCGTGGCGCTTCTTCACCAGTCCCGACGACCAGGTCAACGCGCTGCTGGGCTTCACCCAGGACACCCTTGGCGTGACCAGCTACGGCGTGCTGCACCCCGACGACCCCTTCGGCGGCAAGATGGCTTCGCTCTTTGCCGAGCGGGCCCGCGCGCGTGGCGGCAGCGTGGCCTCCACCATGTCCTACCCGGTGAACAGGCATCAGGAATGGAACCGCGTCGCGGGCAGCTTCGTGAAGGTGCGCAGCGTCAACAACTACCCGGTGCCGGGGGCCACCTTTGAAGCCACCTTCCTGCCCGACAGCTGGAAGAACACCGAAATGCTGGTGCCCAACCTGTTCTTTCACGGTGAAGACCGGCAGGTGCTGCTGGGCACCGCCCTGTGGGAACAGGGGCTGGCCGGGCAGAAGAGCGTGGACGTGCGCAACTTCGGGCTGGCCGTGTTTCCCGGCGCGTGGAACGGTGCGCAGTCCTCGCCCGCCGGGGATGCCCTGGCGCGCAGCCTGCGCGAGGCAGGCAACCCCGACGCCCCCGATTTCTGGGTGGGCCTTGGCTATGACTTCGTGCGTTTTGCCGCCAACCTGGGCCTGCCGGAAAAGGGCTGGACCCCGGCCGAGGTCAACCGCCGCCTGGCCGACGCCCAGCGCATGCAGTGGGCCATGGGCGCCCTGCACTGGAGCGCCGACGGCCATGCCTCGCAGGACATGTTCCTGTTCACGCCCGCGTCCGACGGCTTCAAGCCCGTGGAGCCCACGGAGTTCAGCCAGAAGCTGGAACGCACCCGCGAACGCCACGAGGCCCGGGCCAAGGCCGCAGCCACCGCAACCCCGCAATAA
- the gatC gene encoding Asp-tRNA(Asn)/Glu-tRNA(Gln) amidotransferase subunit GatC produces the protein MTTISTDQVAAIARLARLAPDEAQLETFARQFGDILGYMEMLNGLDTTGVEPLYSPVQHATALRPDEAAPRCTREDVLRNAPEADQEFFIVPRIV, from the coding sequence ATGACCACCATCAGCACCGATCAGGTGGCCGCCATCGCGCGGCTGGCCCGGCTGGCCCCGGACGAGGCGCAGCTGGAAACTTTCGCCCGGCAGTTCGGCGACATCCTGGGCTACATGGAGATGCTGAACGGACTCGACACCACCGGCGTCGAGCCGCTGTACAGCCCCGTGCAGCATGCCACGGCCCTGCGCCCCGACGAGGCCGCCCCGCGCTGCACGCGCGAGGATGTGCTGCGGAATGCGCCGGAGGCCGACCAGGAATTCTTCATCGTACCCCGGATCGTGTGA
- the gatA gene encoding Asp-tRNA(Asn)/Glu-tRNA(Gln) amidotransferase subunit GatA produces MSDTSTAIVSLSLAEVRDRLVRRELTAEQVTAACLDRITATEPAIAALLTNRAEAALDEARALDAAGPDPAKPLWGVPLTVKDALTTAGTRTTCGSRILGDFTPHYDAFAVGKLREAGAVILGKTNMDEFAMGSSTENSAFAPTRNPWNVARVPGGSSGGSAASVTAGQCFGSLGTDTGGSIRQPASLCGCVGLKPTYGRVSRFGLVAYGSSLDQIGPLTRTVEDAALLLSVIAGHDPRDATSATLPVDDYMGALAARKDLSGVRIGVPREFRGEGIDPEVSAACEAALDTARGLGASIVDVELPHTPYSIAAYYIIAPAEASSNLARFDGVRYGRRAESPRDLADLYVRSRAEGFGDEVQRRIMLGTYVLSSGYYDAYYRKAAQVRRLIREDYEKALTQCDVLCGPASPVTAWGLGELTSDPLKMYMMDVFTLSLNLAGLPGLCIPVGMGSRTGMPAGLQMLGRAFGEGDLLATANVLSGALGVPGVAPVAPAASAAAGAGA; encoded by the coding sequence ATGTCCGATACGTCCACCGCAATCGTTTCCCTGTCGCTGGCCGAAGTGCGCGACCGGCTGGTCCGGCGCGAACTGACGGCGGAGCAGGTCACCGCCGCGTGTCTTGACCGCATCACGGCCACCGAGCCCGCCATTGCCGCGCTGCTCACCAACCGGGCAGAGGCTGCGCTGGACGAAGCCCGCGCGCTGGACGCGGCCGGGCCGGATCCGGCAAAGCCCCTGTGGGGCGTGCCGCTGACGGTCAAGGACGCCCTGACCACGGCGGGCACCCGCACCACCTGCGGCTCGCGCATCCTCGGCGACTTCACCCCGCACTACGACGCTTTTGCCGTTGGCAAGTTGCGTGAGGCGGGTGCGGTGATCCTGGGCAAGACCAACATGGACGAATTCGCCATGGGTTCGTCCACCGAAAATTCCGCCTTCGCCCCCACCCGCAACCCGTGGAACGTGGCGCGTGTGCCGGGCGGCTCCAGCGGCGGTTCCGCCGCCAGCGTTACCGCCGGGCAGTGCTTCGGGTCGCTCGGCACCGATACGGGCGGCTCCATCCGCCAGCCCGCATCCCTGTGCGGCTGCGTGGGGCTGAAGCCGACCTACGGGCGCGTGTCGCGCTTCGGGCTGGTGGCCTACGGTTCGTCGCTGGACCAGATCGGCCCGCTGACCCGCACTGTTGAGGACGCGGCCCTGCTGCTGTCGGTCATCGCCGGGCACGACCCGCGCGACGCCACCAGCGCCACCCTGCCCGTTGACGACTACATGGGCGCGCTGGCCGCCCGCAAGGACCTGTCCGGGGTACGCATCGGCGTGCCGCGCGAATTCCGGGGCGAGGGCATCGACCCCGAGGTGTCCGCAGCCTGCGAGGCCGCGCTGGATACGGCCAGGGGCCTCGGCGCCAGCATCGTGGACGTGGAACTGCCGCACACCCCTTACAGCATCGCGGCGTACTATATCATCGCCCCGGCAGAGGCCAGTTCCAACCTGGCCCGCTTCGACGGGGTGCGCTACGGCCGCCGGGCGGAAAGCCCGCGCGACCTGGCCGACCTGTACGTGCGGTCCCGGGCCGAGGGATTTGGCGACGAGGTGCAGCGGCGTATCATGCTGGGCACCTACGTGCTGTCGTCCGGCTACTACGATGCCTACTACCGCAAGGCCGCCCAGGTCCGCCGCCTGATCCGCGAGGATTACGAGAAGGCCCTGACCCAGTGCGACGTGCTGTGCGGCCCGGCATCCCCGGTGACGGCGTGGGGCCTTGGCGAACTGACCAGCGACCCGCTGAAGATGTACATGATGGACGTGTTCACCCTGTCGCTGAACCTGGCGGGCCTGCCGGGCCTGTGCATTCCCGTGGGCATGGGCAGCCGTACCGGCATGCCCGCGGGCCTGCAGATGCTGGGGCGGGCCTTTGGCGAGGGCGACCTGCTGGCGACGGCCAACGTGCTGTCCGGCGCGCTGGGCGTGCCGGGGGTGGCGCCCGTCGCGCCCGCAGCTTCGGCAGCCGCCGGGGCAGGCGCGTAA